One genomic region from Acetonema longum DSM 6540 encodes:
- a CDS encoding solute carrier family 23 protein: MERRMIQVEEKVPVLQGIPLSLQHLFAMFGATVLVPFLFKVNPATSLLFNGIGTLIYLIVSKGRIPAYLGSSFAFISPVFAILAIPELGGYAAAQGGFIAFGLFFILVSQIVRMVGTDWIDVIFPPAAMGAIVAIIGLE, from the coding sequence TGATCCAGGTTGAAGAAAAAGTTCCTGTTTTACAAGGCATTCCCCTGAGTTTGCAGCATTTATTTGCTATGTTTGGCGCGACAGTGCTGGTGCCGTTTTTGTTCAAGGTAAATCCGGCTACGTCGCTGCTCTTCAATGGTATCGGCACTCTTATCTATCTTATTGTATCCAAAGGCAGAATACCGGCCTATCTGGGTTCCAGCTTCGCTTTTATTTCACCGGTTTTCGCAATTCTGGCCATTCCGGAGCTGGGTGGCTATGCGGCGGCTCAAGGCGGTTTTATCGCTTTCGGTCTGTTTTTCATACTGGTATCCCAGATCGTGCGTATGGTGGGCACTGATTGGATCGACGTCATCTTTCCGCCGGCAGCTATGGGCGCGATCGTGGCGATCATCGGCCTGGAA